One genomic region from uncultured Tateyamaria sp. encodes:
- a CDS encoding histidine kinase dimerization/phosphoacceptor domain -containing protein → MTSDTSSGDTAVTTGTSLTFRIGALLTLALLPLGVIAILQSWSAIDTARDTYRQSLAAQTLRAARPETEAITHAFGLALGLSNAIPALLADPAGCVAAMRNAVRQNPKFAFASFIEMDQTTTCNSADRRFDFSDNPANEQVFEARAADVTFNPSGSVSNQAVVIVSQPVRTRDGTFLGFVSLSFPTTPLAETRARADADPELTLITFDGQGEVLTTGGDRDAVAPLLPAEGGLTALVGGGQRVFSAVSVDGQRRDYTLAPIVPGRAYALGIWDVPRLNTGDLPLILRAASFPLLMWLASLMVAIMALRHQVIGPVRALRMRMRSFADGRAIFRANSIPNAPRELQEIGETFEQVADKVVRDEADLEEKVHERELLLREVHHRVKNNLQLMSSIINMQIRQDVGAEAEDALRRVQQRLSSLAKFHQDLYETSSLSKLRADQLLEDLARQNVNLNTDVHRQIDLRLDLDKVTLEPDQAGPLAMLVTEALTNAIKHASGAVDDPVFIAVSMKRTGGDTGRQICLRVENSLSRDASGPGESGLGTRLIQAFALQVGGSLRQDRDSDRYFVELVFDRL, encoded by the coding sequence GTGACATCAGACACTTCAAGTGGCGACACCGCGGTCACGACCGGCACGTCGCTGACGTTTCGCATCGGGGCGTTGCTGACGCTGGCCCTGCTGCCCCTCGGCGTGATCGCCATCCTGCAATCCTGGTCAGCGATCGACACCGCGCGCGACACCTACCGTCAAAGCCTGGCGGCGCAAACCCTGCGTGCCGCAAGGCCCGAAACCGAGGCGATCACCCACGCCTTCGGTCTGGCCCTCGGGCTGAGCAATGCGATCCCGGCCTTGCTGGCGGATCCGGCGGGTTGCGTCGCCGCCATGCGCAACGCGGTCAGGCAGAACCCCAAGTTCGCCTTTGCCAGTTTCATCGAAATGGATCAGACAACCACGTGCAACAGCGCCGATCGGCGCTTCGACTTTTCGGACAACCCCGCAAATGAACAGGTGTTCGAAGCACGCGCGGCGGATGTCACGTTCAACCCGTCCGGCAGCGTATCGAACCAGGCCGTGGTGATCGTCAGCCAGCCGGTGCGCACGCGCGACGGCACGTTTCTGGGGTTCGTGTCCCTGTCCTTTCCAACCACACCGCTGGCCGAAACCCGCGCCCGGGCCGATGCCGACCCGGAACTGACCCTGATCACCTTTGACGGGCAGGGGGAGGTGTTGACAACCGGCGGCGACCGCGACGCGGTCGCGCCCCTGTTGCCTGCCGAGGGCGGATTGACCGCCCTTGTCGGCGGCGGGCAGCGCGTCTTTTCCGCTGTCAGCGTGGACGGTCAGCGCCGCGACTACACGCTTGCGCCGATTGTGCCCGGTCGGGCCTATGCGTTGGGCATCTGGGATGTGCCGCGCCTGAACACGGGTGATCTGCCGCTGATCCTGCGGGCCGCGTCCTTTCCCTTGCTGATGTGGCTGGCCAGCCTGATGGTGGCCATCATGGCGCTGCGCCATCAGGTCATCGGGCCGGTGCGCGCATTGCGGATGCGAATGCGCAGCTTTGCCGATGGACGGGCGATCTTCCGGGCCAATTCCATCCCGAACGCCCCGCGCGAGTTGCAGGAGATCGGCGAGACGTTCGAACAGGTCGCCGACAAGGTTGTGCGCGACGAGGCAGACCTGGAAGAAAAGGTGCACGAGCGCGAATTGCTGCTGCGCGAGGTGCACCACAGGGTGAAGAACAACCTGCAACTGATGTCCTCGATCATCAACATGCAGATCCGTCAGGATGTCGGTGCGGAAGCCGAGGATGCGCTGCGCCGCGTGCAGCAACGGCTGTCGAGCCTCGCCAAGTTTCACCAGGACCTGTACGAAACCTCGTCCTTGTCCAAGCTGCGCGCCGATCAGCTGCTCGAAGATCTGGCCCGTCAGAACGTCAACCTGAACACCGATGTGCATCGACAGATCGACCTGCGGCTGGATCTGGACAAGGTCACGTTGGAGCCGGACCAGGCGGGCCCATTGGCCATGCTGGTCACCGAGGCGCTGACAAATGCCATAAAGCACGCAAGCGGTGCGGTGGATGATCCTGTTTTCATTGCCGTTTCCATGAAGCGAACAGGCGGCGACACGGGCCGGCAGATATGCCTGAGGGTCGAAAACTCGCTGTCGCGGGACGCGTCGGGGCCCGGAGAGTCCGGTCTTGGGACGCGGTTGATCCAGGCCTTTGCGTTGCAAGTGGGGGGCAGCCTGCGGCAGGACCGGGACAGCGACCGTTACTTTGTCGAACTTGTCTTTGACCGGCTGTAA
- a CDS encoding DUF3140 domain-containing protein, which produces MSSSKSRDQIWNEWRAQVNMSPSEIEAWLDTDESKSVGDTGDARSTGRASAKRIVKIKRTNKDDLTDDQWDHMATVVGYINRHCSQGGPEEDVDHSKWRYSLMNWGHDPLKSDGCSDAA; this is translated from the coding sequence ATGTCCTCTTCGAAATCACGCGACCAGATCTGGAACGAATGGCGGGCGCAGGTCAACATGAGCCCGTCCGAGATCGAGGCGTGGCTGGACACGGACGAGAGCAAATCGGTCGGCGACACCGGCGACGCGCGTTCAACCGGGCGCGCATCCGCCAAGCGGATCGTCAAGATCAAGCGCACCAACAAGGACGACCTGACCGATGATCAATGGGACCACATGGCGACCGTCGTGGGCTACATCAACCGCCATTGCAGCCAGGGCGGGCCGGAGGAGGATGTGGACCACAGCAAATGGCGCTATTCGCTGATGAACTGGGGGCATG
- a CDS encoding DUF308 domain-containing protein, producing MTIDTATDTIAPGREQAFRAGKDAAQNRWLLGLVGIVTVVAGVIALAMPFLASLTAALIAGWVLIACGVVGLVTAVRRSAGWSLAASFVLSLVSILAGVMTLVLPGAGLLALTTLLIAYFAASGILRIYYGAGALQDGGGWMLAAGLLSLVLAVLLFFGLPFSAAWVPGVMLGVDLVLLGALQIALAVRAGKEGPRTEAHGAERHA from the coding sequence ATGACCATTGATACAGCAACCGACACAATCGCGCCCGGGCGGGAACAGGCCTTTCGGGCTGGCAAGGATGCTGCGCAAAACCGCTGGCTGCTTGGTCTTGTCGGGATCGTGACCGTGGTCGCGGGCGTCATCGCGCTGGCGATGCCGTTTCTGGCGTCGCTGACGGCGGCGCTGATTGCGGGGTGGGTGTTGATTGCATGCGGCGTGGTGGGACTTGTCACTGCCGTGCGTCGGAGCGCGGGCTGGTCGCTGGCCGCATCTTTCGTGCTGTCCCTCGTGTCGATCCTGGCGGGTGTGATGACACTCGTCCTGCCCGGTGCGGGGCTGTTGGCCCTGACGACACTGCTGATCGCCTATTTCGCCGCCAGCGGCATCCTGCGCATCTACTACGGCGCGGGCGCGCTGCAGGATGGGGGTGGCTGGATGCTGGCGGCAGGTCTGTTGTCGCTTGTGCTGGCTGTTCTGCTCTTTTTCGGGCTGCCGTTCAGCGCCGCCTGGGTGCCGGGCGTGATGCTGGGTGTGGACCTTGTGCTTTTGGGGGCCTTGCAGATTGCGCTGGCCGTGCGCGCGGGCAAGGAAGGTCCGCGCACAGAGGCCCATGGCGCAGAGCGTCACGCCTGA
- a CDS encoding phospholipase D family protein has translation MQWTGGPETMVQAHFDHTGTGASAPRPPTPALSDVQILITAAETYPEMERAFLAAEREIWASYRVFDLGTKLRSDEGRAIGDTWFDLIVHVLRRGVRLNMVLADFDPILAPKLHCAAWTARRAFIAAGEAAGPDADLHVVNATHSGRVGILPRTLLWPRTVREIARLARKLNAMPSHKRARRLQCSPGLRPWLKESAGGTLSARKWPPPPLVPGTHHQKIAVFDRTRLCVGGLDLDERRYDDQGHNRRRDETWHDVQLMCRGAVVQEAQEHLETFLHAVADDGEVPKTSHLRRTLSRRRRMEAPYLGPQPLVCELADAHFDMIGQARQLIYLETQFFRDVRIADALAEAAQKTPDLGLILILPGAPEDVAFDGNTGSDARFGEYQQARALDRVSDGFGTRLALCSPVKPVRVAGRGRDTLCGSPIIYVHAKVSVFDDAGAIVSSANMNARSLKWDTEAGVVLDRAQDVCGLRNRVFDHWLSPDADPACYDPARAVAAFRDVISRNADCRPDARTGFLVPHDRAPARDFGRPLPGIPDAMV, from the coding sequence TTGCAGTGGACAGGCGGACCGGAGACGATGGTGCAGGCACATTTCGATCACACCGGCACGGGCGCGTCTGCGCCTCGGCCACCAACGCCCGCATTGTCGGATGTGCAGATCCTCATCACCGCGGCGGAAACCTATCCCGAGATGGAACGCGCCTTTCTGGCCGCCGAGCGTGAGATCTGGGCCAGCTACCGCGTGTTCGATCTGGGGACCAAACTGCGCAGCGACGAAGGACGCGCCATCGGCGACACATGGTTCGACCTGATCGTGCATGTGCTGCGCAGGGGTGTGCGCCTCAACATGGTGCTGGCCGACTTTGATCCGATCCTCGCGCCAAAGCTGCATTGTGCCGCGTGGACGGCGCGCCGCGCCTTCATTGCGGCAGGAGAGGCGGCGGGACCGGACGCGGACCTGCATGTGGTCAATGCCACGCATTCGGGCCGCGTGGGGATCCTGCCCCGCACCCTGCTGTGGCCCCGCACCGTGCGCGAGATCGCGCGGCTGGCCCGCAAACTGAATGCGATGCCATCCCACAAGCGCGCGCGCCGCCTGCAATGCAGCCCGGGCCTGCGGCCGTGGTTGAAGGAAAGCGCTGGCGGCACTCTGAGCGCGCGCAAATGGCCGCCCCCGCCGCTGGTGCCCGGCACACACCATCAGAAGATCGCCGTGTTCGACCGGACCCGCCTGTGTGTCGGCGGGCTTGACCTGGATGAACGCCGCTATGACGACCAGGGCCACAACCGCCGCCGGGACGAAACCTGGCACGATGTCCAGCTGATGTGTCGCGGTGCGGTCGTGCAAGAGGCGCAGGAGCATCTGGAGACATTCCTTCATGCGGTGGCGGACGACGGTGAGGTGCCGAAAACCTCGCACCTGCGGCGGACCCTGTCGCGCCGCCGCCGGATGGAGGCACCGTATCTGGGCCCGCAACCGCTGGTCTGCGAACTGGCCGACGCGCATTTCGACATGATCGGGCAGGCGCGGCAGTTGATCTATCTGGAAACCCAGTTCTTTCGGGACGTACGCATCGCGGACGCGTTGGCCGAGGCGGCGCAGAAAACCCCGGACCTGGGCCTGATCCTGATCCTGCCCGGCGCGCCCGAGGACGTGGCCTTTGACGGCAATACCGGGTCGGACGCGCGCTTTGGCGAATACCAGCAGGCGCGCGCGCTGGACCGGGTCAGCGATGGCTTCGGGACGCGGCTGGCGCTGTGTTCTCCGGTCAAGCCGGTGCGCGTGGCGGGGCGCGGGCGGGACACGTTGTGCGGATCGCCCATTATTTATGTGCATGCCAAGGTGTCGGTCTTTGATGATGCCGGGGCCATCGTGTCCTCTGCCAACATGAACGCCCGCAGCCTGAAATGGGACACCGAGGCCGGTGTCGTTCTGGACCGCGCGCAGGATGTCTGCGGGCTGCGGAACCGGGTGTTCGACCATTGGCTTTCGCCGGATGCGGACCCCGCATGCTATGACCCCGCGCGCGCTGTCGCGGCCTTTCGGGATGTCATTTCCCGCAATGCCGATTGCAGGCCCGACGCGCGCACCGGCTTTCTGGTGCCGCATGACCGCGCGCCCGCCAGAGATTTCGGGCGCCCCCTGCCCGGTATCCCGGACGCGATGGTCTAG